A genome region from Halichondria panicea chromosome 15, odHalPani1.1, whole genome shotgun sequence includes the following:
- the LOC135348491 gene encoding glutathione S-transferase theta-1-like, whose translation MTFSMSLWLIDVMNKDTVNNEAFAAINPNKRIPAIDDNGFILTESTAILRYLAVKHKVADHWYPTALQDRARVDKALSFFPQNICNGCFFHTCIFPRRTGKPRNEEKCAELRADLNQPSISPKTLCSKAENFIGGDNISIAGLQYLGEITQF comes from the exons ATGACATTCAGCATGAGTTTGTGGCTCATTGATGTGATGAACA AGGACACTGTGAATAATGAAGCGTTTGCTGCGATCAACCCCAACAAGAGGATACCTGCGATCGATGACAATGGCTTCATTCTAACAGAGAG CACTGCAATTCTCCGCTATCTGGCTGTCAAGCACAAGGTGGCAGACCACTGGTACCCGACCGCTCTACAAGACAGGGCCAGAGTGGACAAAGCTCTCTCCTTCTTCCCTCAGAACATTTGTAATGGCTGCTTCTTCCATACT tgcatctTCCCACGAAGGACTGGAAAGCCaagaaatgaagaaaagtGTGCTGAATTACGTGCTGACTTGAATCAGCCCTCAATTTCACCGAAAACTCTCTGCTCAAAAGCAGAAAATTTCATTGGAGGAGACAATATCTCGATAGCTGGCCTTCAATACCTGGGTGAGATCACTCAGTTTTAG
- the LOC135348478 gene encoding DNA damage-binding protein 2-like, translating into MMASSSSLLQSLHYLQRSYSESLQSSHHHRARGFLGERFLNLSSQWRVYKSDAPFKRRVTCIEWHPTHTNAVAFSSKAGDILLWKYDELGNDFTSDPNTLIKGIGYGHGSVSSMKFHPKNPNCIYTTSIDGTFRLQDFTGKHSNVFLDTQNYHFWWVSFDYCLDYNLLFVGGNTGKGALLSTDGKVIKEFKKLHKSKIKHAQFCHAQSSILTTSSVDRTVQIWDVRMLREDQLGTSVKPLSTLKHNAPVSSSHFDPFSGTRLLTTSQNGELRVYDSFNMWTEPTVTIEHAHKHFQHLTDITATWHPLYDNVCVIGRYPRTSADKQIRGVDLISLDSGKKAGHIYSPHVTGIMSVNKFNRTGEVLASGEGCRILVWKLPSGLEFKRQVNGSDSTSVPGLSGEASTGARRKRKREPSKDNTAVKKLKQKMACEAVTVTTIRKRKK; encoded by the coding sequence ATGATGGCAAGTTCAAGCTCGCTCCTCCAAAGCCTACATTACTTACAGCGTAGCTACAGTGAGAGTCTACAGTCCTCCCATCATCACAGAGCCCGTGGCTTTCTTGGGGAACGCTTCCTCAATCTCTCCTCGCAGTGGAGAGTGTATAAATCTGATGCTCCCTTCAAGAGACGAGTCACTTGTATCGAGTGGCACCCGACACACACTAATGCTGTTGCATTCAGCTCTAAAGCAGGCGACATTCTACTATGGAAATACGATGAATTAGGTAACGATTTTACCTCCGACCCCAACACGTTGATCAAGGGTATAGGCTATGGACATGGATCAGTGTCTTCAATGAAATTCCACCCCAAAAATCcaaactgtatatatactacCTCTATTGATGGAACATTTCGTTTGCAAGATTTCACTGGAAAACACTCAAATGTATTTTTAGACACACAAAATTACCATTTCTGGTGGGTCTCATTTGACTATTGCCTCGACTACAATCTTCTATTTGTCGGGGGCAACACAGGAAAAGGTGCTTTGCTCAGTACTGATGGAAAAGTTATCAAAGAGTTTAAAAAGCTGCACAAGAGCAAGATCAAACATGCTCAATTTTGCCACGCTCAAAGTAGTATCTTAACCACTTCCTCAGTGGATCGGACAGTGCAAATATGGGACGTTCGAATGCTGAGAGAAGATCAGCTAGGTACTTCAGTGAAACCACTATCTACTCTAAAACACAATGCTCCTGTAAGCTCCTCTCATTTTGACCCATTCTCCGGCACCAGATTACTCACTACATCACAAAACGGGGAACTGCGTGTGTACGACTCATTCAACATGTGGACAGAGCCTACTGTAACTATCGAGCATGCTCACAAACATTTTCAGCATCTAACCGATATCACAGCCACCTGGCATCCTCTCTATGACAACGTATGTGTTATCGGGAGATATCCACGCACAAGTGCCGATAAACAAATCCGAGGGGTGGATCTAATCAGTCTGGACTCTGGAAAGAAGGCAGGGCACATCTACAGTCCACATGTAACTGGCATTATGAGTGTGAACAAGTTTAACCGAACTGGTGAAGTGCTGGCGTCTGGTGAAGGCTGTCGTATCTTGGTATGGAAACTACCATCTGGCTTGGAATTTAAGAGGCAGGTCAACGGATCAGACTCTACCTCTGTGCCTGGTCTATCTGGAGAGGCAAGTACCGGAGCTAGAAGAAAAAGAAAGCGGGAGCCAAGTAAGGACAACACGGCCGTGAAGAAACTGAAGCAGAAGATGGCTTGTGAAGCAGTGACTGTTACAACCATAAGGAAACGGAAGAAATAA
- the LOC135348472 gene encoding probable E3 ubiquitin-protein ligase IRF2BPL: protein MTTVMMATTNHAAPAATHKCFLCEVPRGPWAMLYDFSEPVCRACCNYEGVDKISEVIEKAKQLRKTFDVPPQRSINLQQHSPPAMPQNHLNSPHEQQVLGFMPAVTVGGVTRPVVAHNHLRHHPSSPAYMISSRDGMGKVHVVSPVPTSKSIPGFAAIPTMAQQNFAAQMQRVNGAVAPTSVYSLHNNKVHFPTDVIPTPDSTTQRFAQIQDTLNTLSKSPPFRVRFSKDHSLIGRVIAFDAVCRGSDYELKVFIEYPVGSGTVFQSASGAGRQMYGEFRERLGIGGGFRGASSNGYKDLEFERLNGEDDWKVLGELLTEEVRFFRGSMKKDLLPTPFLDPKFPELPPATLNATRGFLKNNLLNRKRKSSSEDRDGSDSRKERKIEAVNGSPENRGSRSPSSPSKSPHQLNGHSHSHSPSPLGSPTDRKSPHSPSSQGRGSVSPAAMPTTNGDVHMHCLLCHRTLEDTRFVQCPSKHSHKFCFNCSAESIKTQSSNSSDVYCPSGMKCLVAGSSTPWAFMEQEIKTILVANA from the coding sequence ATGACAACTGTCATGATGGCTACAACGAACCATGCTGCTCCGGCTGCGACACACAAATGCTTCTTATGTGAAGTTCCTCGAGGGCCTTGGGCTATGCTCTACGATTTTTCCGAGCCCGTTTGCAGAGCCTGCTGCAACTACGAAGGTGTAGACAAAATCAGTGAGGTTATTGAGAAAGCAAAACAACTGAGAAAAACTTTTGATGTTCCACCACAGAGAAGTATAAATCTGCAGCAACATTCACCTCCTGCAATGCCTCAGAACCATTTAAACAGTCCCCATGAACAGCAAGTGCTTGGATTCATGCCGGCAGTGACCGTTGGTGGAGTTACAAGACCTGTAGTAGCTCACAACCACCTAAGACACCATCCTTCTTCTCCTGCATACATGATTAGCTCCAGAGATGGAATGGGAAAAGTGCATGTTGTCTCTCCTGTACCTACTAGCAAGAGTATCCCTGGATTTGCTGCAATACCGACAATGGCCCAGCAGAATTTTGCAGCACAGATGCAGAGAGTGAATGGAGCAGTTGCTCCCACTTCAGTATATTCTCTTCACAACAACAAAGTTCATTTTCCAACTGATGTTATTCCTACTCCTGACAGTACTACTCAGAGATTTGCTCAAATTCAAGACACTCTAAACACTCTTTCGAAATCTCCTCCATTTCGTGTTCGATTCAGCAAAGATCATTCTCTTATCGGTCGAGTTATTGCATTCGATGCTGTCTGCCGAGGTTCCGATTATGAGCTTAAAGTTTTCATCGAGTATCCCGTTGGAAGTGGTACCGTTTTTCAGAGTGCATCTGGTGCGGGAAGACAGATGTACGGCGAGTTTCGAGAGCGACTTGGCATCGGCGGTGGATTTCGAGGAGCTTCTTCGAACGGCTACAAAGATCTCGAATTTGAGCGATTGAACGGTGAAGATGACTGGAAAGTTCTCGGTGAGCTTCTAACCGAAGAAGTTCGTTTTTTCAGAGGCTCCATGAAGAAAGATCTCTTACCTACTCCCTTCCTCGACCCTAAGTTCCCTGAACTTCCTCCTGCTACATTGAATGCAACGAGAGGGTTCCTCAAAAACAACCTTCTAAACCGCAAGAGAAAATCGTCAAGTGAAGACCGAGATGGAAGTGATTCAAGAAAAGAACGAAAGATTGAAGCTGTAAATGGCTCGCCTGAAAACCGTGGCAGTCGCTCTCCCAGTTCTCCCTCTAAATCCCCTCACCAGTTAAATGGTCACAGTCACAGTCACAGTCCTAGTCCTCTGGGCAGCCCCACCGATCGCAAGAGTCCGCACAGTCCCTCATCTCAAGGCCGAGGTTCTGTAAGCCCAGCTGCAATGCCGACCACAAACGGTGACGTACATATGCACTGCCTACTCTGTCACCGAACCCTGGAAGACACAAGATTCGTACAATGCCCCTCAAAGCACTCTCACAAATTTTGTTTCAACTGCTCTGCAGAAAGCATAAAAACTCAATCCTCGAACTCATCCGATGTGTACTGCCCTAGTGGCATGAAATGTCTTGTAGCTGGCAGCTCAACTCCATGGGCTTTCATGGAACAAGAGATCAAAACTATCTTAGTTGCTAATGCATAA
- the LOC135348486 gene encoding glutathione S-transferase theta-1-like, giving the protein MSIMKFFGDPISPVCRSVMLFLAANDIQHEFVLIDLKNRDTVNNEAFAAINPNQRIPVIDDNGFILTESSAILRYLAVKHKVADHWYPTALQDRARVDEALSFFPQNIRNGCFFHTCILPLRTGKPRDEVRCAELRASLKLALDFTENSLLKGKKFIGGDNISIADLQYLGEITQYLISHNEIYKGRPNMEQWMQDCESTLAPHFDKVFFKLRNVQASGHLKAEIDVSP; this is encoded by the exons ATGAGCATCATGAAGTTTTTTGGAGACCCCATTTCTCCAGTTTGTCGCTCTGTAATGCTGTTCTTGGCTGCAAACGACATTCAACATGAGTTTGTGCTCATTGACTTGAAAAACA GGGACACTGTGAATAATGAAGCGTTTGCTGCGATCAACCCCAACCAGAGGATACCTGTGATCGATGACAATGGCTTCATTCTAACAGAGAG CTCTGCAATTCTCCGCTATCTGGCTGTCAAGCACAAGGTGGCAGACCACTGGTACCCGACTGCTCTACAAGACAGGGCCAGAGTGGACGAAGCTCTCTCCTTCTTCCCTCAGAACATCCGTAATGGCTGCTTCTTCCATACT tgcatccTCCCATTAAGGACGGGCAAGCCAAGAGATGAAGTGAGGTGTGCTGAACTACGTGCCAGCTTGAAATTAGCCCTTGATTTCACCGAAAACTCTCTACTTAAAGGCAAAAAGTTTATCGGAGGAGACAACATCTCGATAGCTGACCTTCAATACCTGGGTGAGATCACTCAATACTTGATATCCCATAATGAAATCTACAAGGGACGACCAAACATGGAGCAATGGATGCAGGACTGTGAGAGCACACTGGCCCCTCATTTTGACAAGGTGTTCTTTAAACTTAGGAATGTGCAAGCATCTGGACACCTCAAGGCAGAGATCGATGTTAGCCCTTGA
- the LOC135348477 gene encoding DNA damage-binding protein 2-like, which yields MMASSSSLLQSIHYLRRSYSESLQSSHHHRARGFLGERFLNLSSQWRVYKSDAPFKRRVTCIEWHPTHTNAVAFSSKAGDILLWKYDELGNDFTSDPNTLIKGIGYGHGSVSSMKFHPKNPNCIYTTSIDGTFRLQDFTGKHSNIFLDTQSCHFWWVSFDYCLDYNLLFVGGNTGKGALLSTDGKVIKEFKKLHKSKIKHAQFCHAQSNILTTSSVDRTVQIWDVRMLREDQLGTSVKPLSTLKHNAPVSSSHFDPLSGTRLLTTSQNGELRVYDSFNMWTEPTVTIEHVHKHFQHLTDITATWHPLYDNICVVGRYPRTSADTQIRGVDLISLDSGKKAGHIYSPHVTGILSVNKFNRTGEVLASGEGCRVLVWKLPSGLEFKRQVNGSDSTSVPGLSGEASVGAKRKRKREPSKDDTAVKKLKQKRAYEAVTVTTTKKRKK from the coding sequence ATGATGGCAAGCTCAAGCTCGCTCCTCCAAAGCATACATTACTTACGGCGTAGCTACAGTGAGAGTCTACAGTCCTCCCATCATCACAGAGCCCGTGGCTTTCTTGGGGAACGCTTCCTCAATCTCTCCTCGCAGTGGAGAGTGTATAAATCTGATGCTCCTTTCAAGAGACGAGTCACTTGTATAGAGTGGCACCCGACACACACTAATGCTGTTGCATTCAGCTCTAAAGCAGGCGACATTCTACTATGGAAATATGATGAATTGGGTAACGATTTTACCTCCGACCCCAACACGTTGATCAAGGGTATAGGTTATGGACATGGATCAGTGTCTTCAATGAAATTCCACCCCAAAAATCcaaactgtatatatactacCTCTATTGATGGAACATTTCGTTTGCAAGATTTCACTGGAAAACACTCAAATATATTTTTAGACACACAAAGTTGCCATTTCTGGTGGGTTTCATTCGACTATTGCCTCGACTACAATCTTCTATTTGTCGGGGGCAACACAGGAAAAGGTGCTTTGCTCAGTACTGATGGAAAAGTGATCAAAGAGTTCAAAAAGCTGCACAAGAGCAAGATCAAACATGCTCAATTTTGCCACGCTCAAAGTAATATCCTAACCACTTCCTCGGTAGATCGCACAGTGCAAATATGGGACGTTCGAATGCTAAGAGAAGATCAGCTAGGTACTTCAGTGAAACCACTATCTACTCTAAAACACAACGCTCCTGTAAGCTCCTCTCATTTTGACCCGCTCTCTGGCACCAGATTACTCACTACATCACAAAATGGGGAGCTGCGTGTGTACGACTCATTCAACATGTGGACAGAGCCTACTGTAACTATCGAGCATGTTCACAAACATTTTCAACATCTAACCGATATCACAGCCACCTGGCATCCTCTCTATGACAACATATGTGTTGTCGGGAGATATCCACGCACAAGTGCCGATACACAAATCCGAGGGGTGGATCTAATCAGTCTGGACTCTGGAAAGAAGGCGGGGCACATCTACAGTCCACATGTAACTGGCATTTTGAGTGTGAACAAGTTCAACCGAACTGGTGAAGTGCTGGCGTCTGGTGAAGGCTGTCGTGTCTTGGTATGGAAACTACCATCTGGCTTGGAATTTAAGAGGCAGGTCAACGGATCAGACTCTACCTCTGTACCTGGTTTATCTGGAGAGGCTAGTGTCGGGGccaaaagaaaaagaaagcGGGAGCCAAGTAAAGACGACACAGCTGTGAAGAAACTGAAGCAGAAGAGGGCTTACGAAGCAGTTACTGTTACAACCACAAAGAAACGGAAGAAATAA